A window from Capricornis sumatraensis isolate serow.1 chromosome 5, serow.2, whole genome shotgun sequence encodes these proteins:
- the FSCN3 gene encoding fascin-3 yields the protein MEEVEWTPRQPRAEDLRVGLISWAGSYLSYQPYKNTLTATAKGLGRRQTWEILVSNEHDTQAVVRLRSLQGLYLLCKADGSLCYGRPRTSHHGCFLIRFHRNGQWTLQCIISGRYLESDGEDVFCTSRVLSAYHMWTPRPALHVHVILFSPLNHCYARADPTMGRVWVDAPIPCLEECGFLLHFQDGCYHLETSAHTFVSHLDRLVSQPSTQTAFHMQVRPGGLVALSDGEGGILYPQGTRLLLSLGSSPHGGEEWFILQRCPTWVSLTSKARKFLSVVYDVEVCAASEHISPMSLFQFECDNETPTLQLRSANGCYLAQRRHKAVMADGHPMECETFFRMHWNCGRILLQSPSGRFLGIAANGLLMGSATIPGPNEEFGIRLANRPFLALRGRYGYVGTSSEHDLLQCNMDQPDCIHLLPCRQGIYHFQAQGGSFWSITSFGTFRPWGKFALNFCIELQGSNLLTVLAPNGFYMRSDRSGTLLADSEDITKECIWEF from the exons ATGGAGGAGGTGGAGTGGACGCCAAGACAACCCAGGGCCGAGGACCTAAGGGTTGGGCTCATCAGCTGGGCAGGATCCTACCTCAGTTATCAACCATATAAGAATACACTCACAGCTACGGCAAAGGGCTTGGGCCGGAGACAG ACCTGGGAGATACTAGTGAGCAATGAGCATGACACACAGGCTGTGGTACGACTAAGAAGCTTGCAGGGTCTCTACCTTCTGTGCAAGGCAGACGGTTCTCTGTGCTACGGGCGGCCAAGGACAAGCCATCACGGGTGCTTCCTCATCCGTTTCCACCGCAATGGCCAATGGACCCTCCAGTGCATCATCAGTGGGCGCTACCTGGAATCTGATGGCGAGGATGTTTTCTGTACCTCCCGGGTCCTCTCAGCTTACCACATGTGGACCCCTCGGCCAGCCCTGCACGTCCACGTGATCCTCTTCAGCCCCCTCAACCACTGCTATGCCCGGGCTGACCCTACCATGGGCCGAGTCTGGGTAGATGCACCAATTCCATGTCTGGAGGAATGCGGCTTCCTGTTGCACTTCCAAGATGGATGCTACCACCTGGAGACCTCTGCACACACCTTCGTGTCCCACTTAGACCGGCTGGTCTCCCAACCCTCAACGCAGACAGCTTTTCACATGCAAGTGCGTCCTGGAGGGCTTGTGGCGCTGAgcgatggggagggaggcatACTGTATCCACAGGGCACACGCCTACTCCTGAGCCTGGGCTCCAGTCCCCATGGAGGCGAGGAGTGGTTCATCCTGCAGCGCTGCCCAACATGGGTTAGCCTCACGTCCAAGGCTCGGAAGTTCCTCTCCGTCGTCTATG ATGTGGAGGTGTGTGCTGCCTCTGAGCACATAAGCCCAATGTCATTGTTCCAGTTTGAATGTGACAACGAGACCCCCACCTTGCAGCTTCGTTCAGCCAATGGCTGCTACCTAGCCCAG AGGCGCCACAAGGCGGTGATGGCTGATGGGCACCCAATGGAGTGTGAAACCTTCTTTCGTATGCACTGGAACTGTGGCAGGATCCTCCTGCAGTCTCCCAGTGGACGCTTCCTGGGCATCGCAGCCAATGGCCTGTTGATGGGCAGTGCCACCATTCCAG GTCCAAATGAGGAATTTGGGATTCGATTAGCCAACCGCCCCTTCCTTGCCTTGCGGGGTCGGTATGGGTATGTGGGTACCTCGTCAGAACACGACCTCCTGCAGTGCAATATGGATCAACCAGACTGCATTCACCTGCTGCCCTGCCGCCAGGGCATCTACCACTTCCAAG CACAGGGTGGATCCTTCTGGTCAATAACATCCTTCGGCACCTTTCGGCCCTGGGGAAAGTTCGCCCTCAACTTCTGTATCGAGCTTCAGGGCAGCAACTTGCTCACAGTGCTGGCACCCAATGGCTTCTACATGCGATCCGACCGAAGTGGTACCCTGTTGGCAGACAGCGAAGACATTACCAAAGAGTGTATTTGGGAATTTTAG